Within Paenibacillus sp. RUD330, the genomic segment TGACCGCTGTCGAGTAGGAGAAGCGGTTGTCGATCAGGCCGGTCTGGTAGACGTAGTAATCGATTACGGTGCTCGCATCGGCGTTGAGCTGGTTGCGCAGCACGAGAATCTGGTCGAAGTTGGAGTTCAGGACGTTGCCGACCGCCAGGATGAACAGGATCGTGATCGTGCCCATGATGGATGGGAGCGTGATGTTGCGCATCTTCTGGAAGCGCCCCGCTCCGTCGATCGTCGCGGCCTCGTAAAGCTCGGGCGACACGCTGCTGATGGCCGCGAGATAGATGATCGCCGACCAGCCGAGCTCCTTCCAGATATCCGAGACGATGATGATGGACCAGAAATACTTCGGCTCGGCCAGATAAGTTATAGGTGAATCGATTACATTCAATGACAGCAAAATCTTGTTGATGACGCCGACATCGGACAGCCAGGTGGCGAGGATGCCTCCGAGGATGACCCAGCTCAGGAAGTGAGGCAGGTACGTGATCGTCTGCGTCCACTTCTTGAACAGGACGGACCGGACTTCATTCAGCAAGAGCGCAAATACGATCGGGAGCGGAAATCCGATGATCAGCTTGATCAAGCTGATGCCGAGCGTATTCTTGATGACGGTCAGCAGCATGTCGTCGTTCAGGAATTCCTTGAAGTTGTCGAGGCCGACCCAAGGCGCCATCGACATCGGGAAGATGATGTCGTATTCCTTGAACGCGATGATGATTCCGTACATCGGAATGTAGTTGAAAACGACCATCCAGGCGACGCCGAGCAGCGCCATGATCTGCAAATACCTCTGGCTGTACAGCCTTCTCAGCCACTTCTGCCCTCTCCCCATGTCTGCGGCGGTCCTTAAGGACGGGGATTTCACCTGAGCGTCTGACTTCATTGCCTTGCACCTCCGTTAACTGCCCTCATTGTAAGCGCTTCTAGAGGACAAAAACAGGTACCGGATTCTAGATAAGGTTACTATTTTTCAGGTGCGGCTTCGATCGGATTCCCAGCTCCTGCGTCGATTTCCCGCTCGGCTGGAGCGGTCTTCTTTCCGGCAGGATCCGAAAAAAGACATCATTTCGAAACATCTTGCCCATTGTGCATGTTTGCCCTATGGGCAATACTATGAGTAGGCTTTAGTTGTCAATCGGTAAATCCTTGGGAAAGAGAGGTGCGCGCTTAAACAGCAGAACCATGAACAAACTTACCTTGCGTGAACTGAAAAAAGAAGTCACCGCCCACGCGCTGGCCGAAGCGGCTTTCGAGCTTGCCGTGGAGCATGGGCTGGACGGCTTCGTCGTCGACGACATCGCGCGCCGCGCCGGCTACTCCAGAAGAACGTTCGCCAATTATTACACCTGCAAGGAGGAGGCGGTCGTCATGGCGGCCTTCGCCTTCAAGGAGAAGCAGGAGCCGATGGACCTGCTGGAGGCGCTGCCGGAAGGCGCTCACCCGCTGGACGTGCTGTACCGGCTCATGACGATGCGGCTGACGGCAACGCTGATCCGGAGATTGCGCACGCTCGTGGCGCTGTCCAAGCGCTCGCCTTCCCTGGAGCCTTATATCCTCAGCCTTCTGCGCCGCCTGCAGCTGGAGGCGCAGACGACCTTGAACGATATTTCCCGCGGGAGATATCCGGAGGGCTACTCCCATCTTCTCGCCGGGGCCCTGTACGGAGCCGTGCTGCCTCTCATCGACGGAAGCCTCGACGTCCTCCTGCCGGACGAGCCGGAGCCGGCCGATTCCGGAGCCGCAACGTTCGAGCATTACCTGGACACGGCTTTCAGCTACTTGCGCAACGGCTTTTAGTCCGCTTTTCCCCTCAACTCGTTCAATCAAAAAGGAGATCTGCTGCTTATGTCCACATTTCTTTATCGGGCGGGTAAATCCGCCTACGACAAGCCATGGCGGTTCATCCTGAGCTGGGTCGCGATTCTCGGCGTCGTCCTTGCCCTGCTCGGAATCAACGGCATCCACGTCACCTCCGAGATGAAGATCGAAGGCACGGAATCGCAGAAGGTGCTGGATCAGCTGCAAAAAGAGCTGCCGGAAGCCTCCGGCGGACAAGCCAGCGTCGTATTCACCGCTCCAAAAGGCGAACGCCTGGATACGGCGGAGCGTTCGGCCCTGATCCAAAAAGCCGTCGACGACGTGTATCACCTCGACTATGTCATCAATCCCGCCGAGCTGGCTGCGCAGGCGGCGGCAGCCGCCGCGGCGCAAGGCCAGGCCGGAGGCTCTCCCGAGGCTGGCGCCGCGGGCACGGCGGATGCCACGGGCGGACAAAGCCAGGCAGGAGACGCCGCCGCTTCCGGAGCGGCAGGCGGCGGGCATACGCAGAGCGCCGCGCCGTCCTATGGCCCGATGATGGTCGACGGCGCGCCGCTGCCCGGAGTCATGCTTTCCGCCGACGGCAGCGTAGCGATGCTCCAGTTCCAGTTCACCGTGCAGCAGACCTCGCTGCCCAAATCGGTGACGGACAGCGTCATCGCAGCCATCGACACCGTCGAGCAGAACGGCTCCGGCATCACCGCGCTGCCCAGCGACTCGCTGACGGGCAAGCCCGCCATCGGCTCCACGGAAGCCATCGGCGTAGCGGTCGCCGCCGTCGTCCTGCTGATGACGCTCGGCTCGGTCGTCGCCGCAGGACTGCCGCTGCTCTCCGCCCTGCTCGGGGTAGGAATCAGCGTCGGCGCGGCGTTCGCCTTCTCCAAGTTCATTCCGATGACCGACATCACGCCGGTGCTGGCGCTCATGGTCGGCCTGGCCGTCGGCATCGACTACTCGCTGTTCATCGTCAACCGCCAGCGGCGGATGATGCTCGATCAGGGCCTCAGCGCGCGCGAAGCGGCGAGCCGCTCCGTCGGCACGGCCGGCAGCGCGGTCTTCTTTGCCGGCTTGACCGTCATCATCGCCCTCTGCGGCATGCTCGTGATCGGCATCGCCTTCCTGTCCGCGATGGCGCTGGTCGCCGCTGCGACCGTCTTCGTCAACGTCCTGCTCTCCCTGACGCTGCTGCCTGCGCTGCTTGGCCTCATCGGCGAAAAGATCGTCTCGCCCAAGGCGCGGGCAAAAAACGCCGCTTCGTCGAAAAAAAGCCACGGCTTCGCACATCGCTGGGCCACAGGAGTCGTCAAGGCCCGTTGGCTCGTCGTGATCGGAGTCGTGGCCGTGCTCGGCGCTGCCGCGATTCCGGTCGCCAAGATGGAGATGGGCATTCCCTCCGGCGCGACCGCCAATCTCGACACTCCCGTCAGGCAGAGCTACGACGCCATCTCCGACGGCTTCGGCGAAGGCTACAACGGCCCGCTGCTCCTCGTCGCGGAGCCTGCCTCGGAATCCGGCGCCATTACGCCGGAGGGTCTCAACAAGCTGGTCCAAGGGCTTCAAGGCCAGGAGGGCGTCGCTCTCGTCTCGCCGATGGGCATCAACAAGACCGGCGACATCGGCATCATCAGCGTCATCCCGACCACGGGACCGACCGACGCGGCAACCCGGACTCTCGTCCAGGAGCTCCGCGCTCCCGACTCCGCCGTCGCCAAGGAGAACCATGTCACGATCGGCGTCACCGGCTTCACGGCCATCAACATCGACATGTCCTCCAAGCTGGCCGACGTATTCCCGACCTACATCCTCATCATCGTGATTCTGTCGGTGATCATTCTCCTGCTCGTGTTCCGTTCGATCATCGTTCCGATCAAGGCTACGGTCGGCTTCCTGCTCAGCGTGCTCGCCACGTTCGGCATCACCACCGCCGTCTACCAATGGGGCTGGCTCCATTCCATCTTCGGCTTCGACACGGGCGGTCCGCTGCTCAGCTTCATGCCGATCATGGTGACCGGCATCCTGTACGGCCTCGCGATGGACTATCAGGTGTTCCTCGTCAGCTCCATGCGGGAATCGTACGTCCACGGACATAAAGGAACGGACAGCGTCATTCACGGCTATGAGCAGTCCAGCCGCGTCGTCGTGGCGGCCGCCGTCATCATGGTGTCCGTATTCGCCGGCTTCATCTTCGCTCCGGATATCATGATCAAGCAGATCGGCTTCGCCCTCGCGGCAGGCATCCTGATCGACGCCTTCATCATCCGCATGACGCTCGTGCCCGCCGTCATGGCCATCTTCGGAGATGCGGCCTGGAAGCTTCCGAAGTGGCTCGACCGCATGCTGCCGAACCTCGACGTCGAGGGGGACAAGCTGATCGCCCAGCTCAACGCCAAGGAGCAGGCAGCGCATCACGGGACCGTTCAAGGCCAGGATCGCATTTAAGCCGCGAAAAAGACAAAGGCACCTTCTGTAAATAACCAAGGCCGATACTCCTGTGTCGGCCTTGGTTATTTAGGGGGTGCATTTTTTATGGGCTTAAACGATCAGGGCATGAAACGAAACCGCATCACCGGTCTCGGGACGCAAAAAAAAGCCTCCCGGCCGGGAGGCTCATGAGGCATAACCGGTTCGCGCCGGCTGCCGGATCAGGCAGGATGGCTACTTGCGGCTGCCATGCAGGTATTTTTCGGTCAGCACCGCGAGCAGCTCGATGCCGACTTCGTTGTGGCCGCCTTCCGGAATGATGATGTCGGCGTACTTCTTGGACGGCTCGATGAACGCTTCATGCATCGGCTTAACCGTATTGAGATACTGGTCGTGGATGGAGTGGATCGTGCGGCCCCGCTCCTCGATGTCGCGCAGCACGCGGCGCAGGATGCGGACATCCGGGTCGGTGTCGACGAACACCTTGATGTCCAGCAGCTCGCGCAGATGCTCGTCCGAGAGGACATGCAGCCCCTCGATGATGACGATATTGCTCGGCTTCAGCTCGACGGACTTGTCCGTGCGGCGCGCGTGGACCGTGAAGTCGTAGACGGGAGCCTGGGCGCTCAGCCCCTGCTTCAGCGTTTTGAGATTCTCGATGAGCAGCTCGTTGTCGAACGCGAAGGGATGATCGTAGTTGATCTTCTCCCGATCGCTCATGCTGAGTTCCGAGTGATCCTTATAATAGTTGTCCTGCGAGACGAATGTCACTTTGCCCGGTCCCATCCGGTCGATGACGGAGCGGGCGACGGTCGTCTTGCCCGAGCCGGTGCCGCCGGCGATTCCTATGATAAGCATAAAGCTTTGTTACCCCCCAAATTACATGCAATTCCTGTAGTTTAGCACAGCCGGGGGATTTTTTCACCCGTCTCAGTTTCATTCCGTGCTCCCACACGGGGAGCGACACAAGACCGATATTATTGACGATCACCCAAATGATATTTCAATCCACGCTCCCCACACGGGGAGCGACGTCATCTGGCTCCTGTCAGATGCCGTCTATGGCAAATTTCAATCCACGCTCCCCACACGGGGAGCGACGCTGTTCGTTACTCATGGGCTACCCCTCTCAAAAATTTCAATCCACGCTCCCCACACGGGGAGCGACTTCGCCTCTGGCTTTCTGCTGCCCAGAATCAAGATTTCAATCCACGCTCCCCACACGGGGAGCGACACATGGGCAATCGGCGTATACCCTTTTTCCTTTTATTTCAATCCACGCTCCCCACACGGGGAGCGACGTTTCGCTTCTGGACCTTGTAGCCGGTATCCTCTGCATTTCAATCCACGCTCCCCACACGGGGAGCGACTGTCGTTGTAGGCTGCGAGTTCGTCCTTCGGTAGATTTCAATCCACGCTCCCCACACGGGGAGCGACGGCATACTTTTGCCGTTTATGCGTCAAATGGTCATTTCAATCCACGCTCCCCACACGGGGAGCGACTGCCCCATTCCATGTGCTTTTCGATATTCCGGATATTTCAATCCACGCTCCCCACACGGGGAGCGACGCGCCTACGCGATATTCTGGAGCGCGACGTACCGGAATTTCAATCCACGCTCCCCACACGGGGAGCGACTGGACGAGTCAGGGCATCGGTACGGTCGTGTTTCTATTTCAATCCACGCTCCCCACACGGGGAGCGACCGGCACCCGCCGCACCATACCGTAAACTCGCGGATTTCAATCCACGCTCCCCACACGGGGAGCGACCGACTATACCGTTCAACAAGTGCTGAGCGACGATATTTCAATCCACGCTCCCCACACGGGGAGCGACCAGATTTCCGCGCGTTACAAACATTACCATTTTGATTTCAATCCACGCTCCCCACACGGGGAGCGACTGGACGAGTCAGGGCATCGGTACGGTCGTGTTTCTATTTCAATCCACGCTCCCCACACGGGGAGCGACGGATCGGTGCCGCCGCCAGGATCAGTACCGCCGCCAATTTCAATCCACGCTCCCCACACGGGGAGCGACGCTTGTCAATGAGTTTATCTAAGTCCCAATAGGTCTTATTTCAATCCACGCTCCCCACACGGGGAGCGACTTCTTTCCCTTCTTGCGCTTCGGTACTTTCTGATATTTCAATCCACGCTCCCCACACGGGGAGCGACGCGACGATTTCCCCGCGATGGTTCAACGTCTCCAATCTCAATCCACGCTCCCCACACGGGGAGCGACAATCTGGCCGCGCCTCGGTAAGTCTTGTGTTCCTATTTCAATCCACGCTCCCCACACGGGGAGCGACGCGCCAGCAGGGAGAGATCGAGCGCCTACAGCAAGATTTCAATCCACGCTCCCCACACGGGGAGCGACCGAAACATCCGTATCCTTCCAGAGCTTAATTGCGATTTCAATCCACGCTCCCCACACGGGGAGCGACTCCATCTACCAAGCTTTTGGACTGGGCCAAAGGTATTTCAATCCACGCTCCCCACACGGGGAGCGACCCGATCGGCTCCGGCTCTTGCTCTTGCGGATCCGATTTCAATCCACGCTCCCCACATGGGGAGCGACCGAGTGCTTCATCGGCTATGCGTAATGCATCGGCATTTCAATCCACGCTCCCCACACGGGGAGCGACCCGAGTGGTGTTATGCTCGGCTCTCTCCGCCTCTAATTTCAATCCACGCTCCCCACACGGGGAGCGACACTATCTGCGTATGAGCGAAACCTCTACCTCATATTTCAATCCACGCTCCCCACACGGGGAGCGACCATTGTCAATTTCATCTCTGTTCCTCCTTATGGATTTCAATCCACGCTCCCCACACGGGGAGCGACATCTGAGGTGGCAGAGATCAAGACCCGGCACCTTATTTCAATCCACGCTCCCCACACGGGGAGCGACAGACATTTTCAACCTGATCAACAACCTGGACTTCATTTCAATCCACGCTCCCCACACGGGGAGCGACGTGGGAAGCGACCATGTTGTACTCGACGGTGACTTTATTTCAATCCACGCTCCCCACACGGGGAGCGACAGGAGTTGCAAGCAGTCTATCTTTTCTCCAGGCAGATTTCAATCCACGCTCCCCACACGGGGAGCGACCCCGGCTGGCCGGCTTGTCCACAAGCCGGCGTAAATTTCAATCCACGCTCCCCACACGGGGAGCGACTCGCATCGGGTAGCTTGTCCCAGCTAACAACCTTTATTTCAATCCACGCTCCCCACACGGGGAGCGACGCGAAGTTGATTTCAAACGGGAACACCTTTTCGAATTTCAATCCACGCTCCCCACACGGGGAGCGACTGCTTGATCCGCTGGAAGACAGCAATTGCTTCCATTTCAATCCACGCTCCCCACACGGGGAGCGACTTCGCATCGGGTAGCTTGTCCCAGCTAACAACCTTTATTTCAATCCACGCTCCCCACACGGGGAGCGACCTGTTCCGTATGACCCCGAGCAATTTCACAATCAATTTCAATCCACGCTCCCCACACGGGGAGCGACGGAAGGCGCGATCAATGAGGTGCTGAGCGATGACATTTCAATCCACGCTCCCCACACGGGGAGCGACAGCAAAAATCACCTAAAACCATCTAATAAAGGTATGGAAAAAGTTCATTTCGCCTTAAAACAAATAAATACGGTATGCTCCGATACTTGACTACATTTCACTTATCCGAAAATAGATCGTTTTCGACAGTTTTCGAGGTGCGAATCCCCCAAGGTTTTTATGGGAGCTTCCCATTCGCACCAAAGTACTGCTCCTATAGAATTAGCGGACTATCCATATCGTAAGCAGGTTTTGCCCCGATATGCTCAACCTTTGTTTTGTATTTATCGCCTATATTGTAAAATCTCAAGCTGTCTGTTTCGGGGTCAATCAGCTCCTCCAGTTCAAACCGAAGGCGGCGAAATTGGGTCGAATCAACGATACACTCAAACACCGAGTTCTGCACCCGCTGTCCGTAATCCTGGCATTTTTTCGCTACCTGCGAAAGACGCCTGCGTCCATCACTGGTAATGGTACTTACGTCGTAGGTGATCAATACAAGCACTCCGTTGTCCTCCTCCTTTATTTCCAAAGCAAAGGCGGATACTCATCCAGATCCCCCCGAATCGTTCGAGCCAGCAGCAGCGCTTGCGCATAAGGCACCAATCCCCAGGAAATCGATTCGTTCAAATAAGGATGGACGATCTTCTCCTGCTTGCGCTCCTGCCAAGCCTTAAGCACCTTTTTACGGGTTTCGTCGTCCATGAGGACGGCTCCATTTTCTTTACGGGTAAACCCAGCTGCAGAGACGATCTTCTTGTTAATCAATGTCAATACAAAACGATCCGCATAGACGGAACGAAGCTCCTCCATTAAGTCGAGCGCCAATGAAGCCCTTCCCGGACGATCTCGGTGCATAAATCCGACGTAAGCATCCAGTCCTGCCGCCTCAAGGGCAGCCCTCATCTCATTCGCTAACAAAGAATAGGCAAAAGAAAGCAAAGCATTGACGTTATCGAGCGGCGGTCGCTTATTTCTTCCGTGAAAGAAAAAGTCCTCTTTTTGCTGCAAAATAAGCTGGTCAAATACCGAGTTATACTGCACCGCCGCCGAGCCTTCCAGTCCACGAAGCACTTCAAGATCCTCGACTCTCCGGACGAGTCCCATCGTTTCTATTAGAGAGGAGCTGACCCGCTTTAGCTTCTGGACATTCAACCGAAGGGAATGATCACGAGACGCTCGTTCCAACACCCATTTCATATTGTACAGCTTCCCCACGATCATATTGCGAGCCATCCATGCGCTTCGCCGCTCGTCGTCGGAAATGCGATATTGTTCCTTTCTCAACACGACATTTCCTTTCGACTCCCCAACTACGCGTGCCAGGAAACGACCGTTCCTTGTCATAAACGCCAAGTCGATCCCTCGCTCCGCACACGCTCCCATCAAAGCCGGACTAACCCCGGCATATCCAAATGTGCAGACCGCCTCCAGATTGTGAAGAGGATACCGTGCGAGCGGCTGATCATCCAGACGAATGACAATATTCTCTCCATCCTTGGACAGATAGGTATCCGGTGTCGTTACAAACAAGGTATTGAGCAGCTTCTTCATCGAACAGCCCCGCCTTCTTCCTCTTTCAAACGACTATCGATATAGCTTGACGCCGATCGTTTACTCATCAGCTCCGGCAAACAAACGGAATGCATGGAGCAGCTGTCGCAATGAGGACCCGTTTTTACTTTGGGTGTGTGCCTTCGATCGTAGTAACGACGCATTTCATCGATGGAGCTTCTCACCCGCTGACGGTCTGCTTCCGTCACCGTCACTTCGACACGCCGCTTGATCTCATCATAGAAAAAGAAGCCGACCGAAAGCTCACAGGCCAGCATCTCCTCCAAACAGATCAATTGAGTCACAAGCTGGGAAAAATCGGAATCGTTCTTTTTCGGCTTTCCCCGCTTGTACTCGACCGGGTAAGGCTTGTACCTTCCTTCTTCGCCTGCCAGAGTTATTCCGTCCTCTTCGAGCACAAACTCAACGACATCACAGATCCCGGTTATACCCAGCACTCTCGAATGAACCGGCATCGCCCGCACGACCAGCCGATCCCCTCTTTTCTCGCGGGTAAACGGCTGATCCGCCACGCGATGCACATGCTCCCCCTCGATCGTGCGCACATTGTCCACCCATTGCTGCTCAATATGAATCAGTGCCCATTGCCTGCGACAAAAGTTAAAATGCTGGATTCCCGAAAGAAGCAGATAATCTTCTTCCTTATATTCCGGCATATTCTTGCACATCCAGCCCTTCAAGCGGCAGCAAGGCAATTTCATAGTCTTCAACATCTCTAGGCAGCGTCACGCCGTCTTTCAAAGAAATCTGCAAGGAACGGTGCACCTTGGCCGAGGAATATTGACCCAGCTTGGAGTTATGCTCCCACCAATACACACGATGAATCTCCATGCTTCCGTCTGGACGCGCTGATGAAGCATCATTTTCAAACATCGTGACCAGCGCTTCACGGACTTTCAAAGCATCTTCATACGAAAAGCCCGTACGCTCCGCGAGCTGCACGTTAATGCTGCCTTTGAACACATAAACGCCAAAGTCGACGCGATGCTTCATGCCCATCGTGTCCGAGCCTCTTTTATCCGGATCGGAACCTGTCGTAAGATTGACGCTCTTCGTAATTTGCAAGCTGGTAATATCAATGGGCTCCAGGCTTACGGCCGTATGAATGGATACGGGACCGCGAACGCCGATTGAAACCGCATCATTGCCAGGGAAAGCAAACACCTGCCCAAAGCCGCGCACATCAAGCCAGCTTTCGCAGGCAGCCTTGGCAAAAAGCTCGCTATTTTTCTTTTTCCCTTTAATGAATTCCTGCACTTCGGCGTTGCCGTCGACTCGATCCTTGATGCTGCGAAACGAATCCGATCGCCGGTCATCCGATTGCACCAAAATCGCTTCCCCTAGATCCTGTAGACGGTTACGGATTTTCCGCTTCAGGCATACGTCTGAAATTTCTCCTTTGCCATCATAGTTTTGACGCGGCCGGTTGCCGTTAAGAGGGTCCCCGTTCGGATTGGCATTGTGTACAGACAAGACAACGGCAAAATCAATTTTCCGATCCAATGGTTTCATGCGATATCGCTCCTTAATCGGGTTTAGAGTTATTGGAGTGAACAGGTTATGAAGGAGATCCATTTAGACCTCTGTTGTTTCGCTTGTCTCGTCTTCGGTGTATGAATCCATTTTTTTATAGTTGTTCAACTCGTGTCGCTGGCTGTAGTATCCAAGCAGGTACTTTCCGTTTAATGGCTGGTCCGAAAAATCATTCGGATTCATTTTTGTACTGATATCACCGATCAGCTTTTTGTAATAGCCGGCTTTAGGACCAAGCTTGACCAGGTATGGCTGAATCGCCCCATGAATGACGGTCCAGGTTCGCATTGGACGCTGAGCGAAAACATTCATATACCGAATTGCATTGGTAGCCCGTTTCTCCTCCGATCCAAGCTGTCTTCTTTCCAGAACATCCGCCACGGCCAGCATCTGTCCAAACAAATAGCTTCGATCATCCATTTCCTTGTCCACAGCCACTTCGAGCTCCTCCTTGCGATAGGTTTTGTTCACAAGCGCACAAGCGATGCCAAGCGTCTTCTCCCACTCCCATGGTTCCATCGCGACCGGACTCGAGGCTCGGGCAATGACGCTGCGCACAATATCCATCGGTATCGGGGCCCCGTCAAGAATGCAGGGAAGCATGCGCTCAATCAACCCTTTTACAGCCTTGTCGCTCGCCCTAGGGCCATAAGCAGCAAAAGCAATGTCCCTCGTTGCCGGAGCTCCCATTAACAAAAGCGTCCTGCCGTTTTTGCGATAAGGCTGTAGCCAGCAGCAAGATAAATGCCATTCCTCGATTCGCTGCAGAAACTTCTCTTTCTCTACATCGCGGTAGTAGGTCATAGACATTCGCCCAGGGGTTGCCGCATCCAACACCATGATGATGACATCCGAATAGTAGTCGTCCTGGTCATGCCGATAACCGCTGATGGCGAGGCGGACTCGTTTGGCGTACACTGCATGTGTCTCATCCCCTGCATCCGCTTCCTCACGGTCTTCCTCATCGAGCAAATCGTCCGTATCCGCGAAAGGATCGGGCACTTCAAGGCTTTTCGTTCCCCATATGACAAAAACCTTGCCATCAATCGTGAACGATTGCCTTTCAATCAGCCACTTCAGGGCATTATGCGCTTTTTGGGATACCTCATAGCTAACGGCTGCGGCATTTCTGCTTGTCTCGAATCGGCCTCGATAAGTAAATCCAGAGCTGTCATTGGCTGAGATCAGCTTGGACTTGTCACCTGAATGGCGAATGCGGGAAGCATGCTTGTCGGCATATGGAAGCTGTTTTCCCGTTACATAACAGAGCTCCGTATCCAGCAGCTTTGTATTGTAGAAGTCAATAAAAGACTGTTGAACGTCCCGTCTGCGCCACAGCCGCGCTTCCGGCACTCCCGGCATCTCGACGGCAAACCGTACAAATGCGGCGTTCTGGCCGGATGCGATAACCTTAAAGATGTCTGGCTTCTCCACTCCATAAAATTCCGCCAGTTCCGGCGTCCACTTCTCGGCCAGTTGGCCATCTCCATCCAGCCATAACACCTTCGCCCTTATCAGGTCTTCCAGAAGGGTTCCTTTTTGCACGTACTGATACACGCTGCATAAAGTTGGTACAGAAAATGGAGACCCGCTCCATTCCTTCAATTGGTTGACGTAATCTTCATAAGGCGTATACTTGGCAATCGGTGGGCAGTAGCGGCTGTAGTCCCCTGCAACATACATAAGCTTGTCGTGAAGCGGGTAGGGAACAGGAGCGTTTGTACGGCTCGCGGACGCCTCCGTGCAAGGGATAATCGTACTCCCGCTCTCTTTATCCACGACTTTCGCTCTCAAAAAACACCCTTGATCGTCCAAATCGATTTCAATATGTGCAGTCTGTGTCGTATGGGAGAGCGGGAGAAGAGCGTATTCTCGATCGTAGCGATTTTTCTCGAATTGTCCGACATAATCGGCGTGATTGTCGTAGGTTTCGTTCAGCTTGGCCAGCCAGGTCATGCGTCAGCTTCCTCCCTCCGCAAACCATTCCTCGTAAAGCTTGTCCGCCGGCTCCATGTTGCCGGGGCCAAACGGCTTGATGCTTCCTCTGCCCGTCTGACGGGTGAGCGTACATTCTTCGGGACGTTTAAAATGGATAATTCCTCTTTGCATCTTTGCGCGCCATAAACGGGTTTCGAGCTCCTCGCGGCCAGTTTCGTCCGGGTAGCTGATACCGTGCACCATGACCCCAAAATCAAGCTCAGGCATGTCGTCGTAATATCCTTGCCCGGAGCCGAATTCACAAA encodes:
- the cas4 gene encoding CRISPR-associated protein Cas4, producing the protein MPEYKEEDYLLLSGIQHFNFCRRQWALIHIEQQWVDNVRTIEGEHVHRVADQPFTREKRGDRLVVRAMPVHSRVLGITGICDVVEFVLEEDGITLAGEEGRYKPYPVEYKRGKPKKNDSDFSQLVTQLICLEEMLACELSVGFFFYDEIKRRVEVTVTEADRQRVRSSIDEMRRYYDRRHTPKVKTGPHCDSCSMHSVCLPELMSKRSASSYIDSRLKEEEGGAVR
- the udk gene encoding uridine kinase, which codes for MLIIGIAGGTGSGKTTVARSVIDRMGPGKVTFVSQDNYYKDHSELSMSDREKINYDHPFAFDNELLIENLKTLKQGLSAQAPVYDFTVHARRTDKSVELKPSNIVIIEGLHVLSDEHLRELLDIKVFVDTDPDVRILRRVLRDIEERGRTIHSIHDQYLNTVKPMHEAFIEPSKKYADIIIPEGGHNEVGIELLAVLTEKYLHGSRK
- the cas2 gene encoding CRISPR-associated endonuclease Cas2 — translated: MLVLITYDVSTITSDGRRRLSQVAKKCQDYGQRVQNSVFECIVDSTQFRRLRFELEELIDPETDSLRFYNIGDKYKTKVEHIGAKPAYDMDSPLIL
- a CDS encoding ABC transporter permease subunit, translating into MGRGQKWLRRLYSQRYLQIMALLGVAWMVVFNYIPMYGIIIAFKEYDIIFPMSMAPWVGLDNFKEFLNDDMLLTVIKNTLGISLIKLIIGFPLPIVFALLLNEVRSVLFKKWTQTITYLPHFLSWVILGGILATWLSDVGVINKILLSLNVIDSPITYLAEPKYFWSIIIVSDIWKELGWSAIIYLAAISSVSPELYEAATIDGAGRFQKMRNITLPSIMGTITILFILAVGNVLNSNFDQILVLRNQLNADASTVIDYYVYQTGLIDNRFSYSTAVNLIKSVIALILLVGANFVTKKLNNNSLF
- a CDS encoding MMPL family transporter, with protein sequence MSTFLYRAGKSAYDKPWRFILSWVAILGVVLALLGINGIHVTSEMKIEGTESQKVLDQLQKELPEASGGQASVVFTAPKGERLDTAERSALIQKAVDDVYHLDYVINPAELAAQAAAAAAAQGQAGGSPEAGAAGTADATGGQSQAGDAAASGAAGGGHTQSAAPSYGPMMVDGAPLPGVMLSADGSVAMLQFQFTVQQTSLPKSVTDSVIAAIDTVEQNGSGITALPSDSLTGKPAIGSTEAIGVAVAAVVLLMTLGSVVAAGLPLLSALLGVGISVGAAFAFSKFIPMTDITPVLALMVGLAVGIDYSLFIVNRQRRMMLDQGLSAREAASRSVGTAGSAVFFAGLTVIIALCGMLVIGIAFLSAMALVAAATVFVNVLLSLTLLPALLGLIGEKIVSPKARAKNAASSKKSHGFAHRWATGVVKARWLVVIGVVAVLGAAAIPVAKMEMGIPSGATANLDTPVRQSYDAISDGFGEGYNGPLLLVAEPASESGAITPEGLNKLVQGLQGQEGVALVSPMGINKTGDIGIISVIPTTGPTDAATRTLVQELRAPDSAVAKENHVTIGVTGFTAINIDMSSKLADVFPTYILIIVILSVIILLLVFRSIIVPIKATVGFLLSVLATFGITTAVYQWGWLHSIFGFDTGGPLLSFMPIMVTGILYGLAMDYQVFLVSSMRESYVHGHKGTDSVIHGYEQSSRVVVAAAVIMVSVFAGFIFAPDIMIKQIGFALAAGILIDAFIIRMTLVPAVMAIFGDAAWKLPKWLDRMLPNLDVEGDKLIAQLNAKEQAAHHGTVQGQDRI
- a CDS encoding TetR/AcrR family transcriptional regulator, with protein sequence MNKLTLRELKKEVTAHALAEAAFELAVEHGLDGFVVDDIARRAGYSRRTFANYYTCKEEAVVMAAFAFKEKQEPMDLLEALPEGAHPLDVLYRLMTMRLTATLIRRLRTLVALSKRSPSLEPYILSLLRRLQLEAQTTLNDISRGRYPEGYSHLLAGALYGAVLPLIDGSLDVLLPDEPEPADSGAATFEHYLDTAFSYLRNGF
- the cas1c gene encoding type I-C CRISPR-associated endonuclease Cas1c encodes the protein MKKLLNTLFVTTPDTYLSKDGENIVIRLDDQPLARYPLHNLEAVCTFGYAGVSPALMGACAERGIDLAFMTRNGRFLARVVGESKGNVVLRKEQYRISDDERRSAWMARNMIVGKLYNMKWVLERASRDHSLRLNVQKLKRVSSSLIETMGLVRRVEDLEVLRGLEGSAAVQYNSVFDQLILQQKEDFFFHGRNKRPPLDNVNALLSFAYSLLANEMRAALEAAGLDAYVGFMHRDRPGRASLALDLMEELRSVYADRFVLTLINKKIVSAAGFTRKENGAVLMDDETRKKVLKAWQERKQEKIVHPYLNESISWGLVPYAQALLLARTIRGDLDEYPPLLWK